A single Kryptolebias marmoratus isolate JLee-2015 linkage group LG7, ASM164957v2, whole genome shotgun sequence DNA region contains:
- the si:ch211-63p21.8 gene encoding kelch-like protein 33 codes for MEFTQHYLPMEWEERWRKEKERKKKAIEEGGEGIEQDNRELRKIVAYNDSRMGLINEGTNSEGSEIRMCATSHEVIRGHMSDWTLGDEGYNVHTCCSKTFPKHNFVAMKDFQELSLLTDLTLTTDDGSSFHVHSVILAAVSAFILGRLKEKSNKQLNNTQEEEVRWSISMGIEVDHVGLQAVIEFAYSGEVPSLNKDTITQIKTAAQVLEVPRLVDLCNKAVKKQEPQTVSADEQLMFTLQVIEQLWADKVGFDVTLDVNGNQFHVHRVILAACSDYFRGMFTCGMRESHQTWIALPFLSAPDLEALISCSYSGTLLLSWDSVFEITCTALQLQFQPALLICLSFMQDEIQTNSCLDVASFAEAYGMSELLEEANDFVLRNFREVSATAKFQDLSAEKLLGFLCCDDLCVPSELTVFRAVISWIEADPKERLSQASLLMTGVRFPLMTFREFREVRAINLRMECFADKEVELYGSALKEFGFSLPKSKDYCRVRRPKDVLAVVGGDQLNPDVGHRIPSKIIWFVNSLRNGTGLVKEIEWRQLGEIPDKPKFRHGVAVMNGRLYAVGGCYFYAKDNMMKSAYSYDPVMDSWKRLADMNESKSNFSLVVHQDQLYAIGGDKEININTDTVEMYKPDIDSWSFVRPLDQALSGYAVTAINEQIFISGGFNCKFVCLVSMFLYHPERETIYLADMTHDRAQHCMEALKGCLYVAGGVCNMRTFYTNQLACEVYNPVTNSWTSFASLPVPHVGAASVILEEKMYVLGGYCQEDYSESGLVHRLDPTTQRWESVGKLPGAVTDIKACLLSLPQHFRH; via the exons ATGGAGTTCACCCAACACTACCTTCCAATGGAATGGGAAGAGCGATggaggaaagagaaagagaggaagaaaaaagcgATTGAAGAAGGTGGAGAAGGAATAGAACAAGACAACCGTGAGCTAAGAAAGATTGTTGCTTACAATGACTCCAGGATGGGTCTGATAAATGAAGGCACTAACAGTGAGGGATCAGAGATCAGAATGTGTGCTACTAGTCACGAAGTAATCAGGGGGCATATGAGTGATTGGACACTTGGAGATGAAGGTTATAATGTCCACACTTGTTGCAGCAAAACTTTTCCAAAACACAATTTTGTGGCTATGAAAGATTTCCAGGAATTATCTCTTCTTACTGACCTGACTTTGACTACTGACGATGGAAGCAGCTTCCATGTGCACTCAGTTATCCTGGCTGCTGTCAGTGCCTTCATTCTGGGCagattgaaagaaaaaagcaataaacaattaaacaatacCCAGGAGGAAGAGGTCAGGTGGTCAATAAGTATGGGGATTGAAGTTGACCACGTTGGACTTCAGGCAGTTATTGAGTTTGCTTACAGTGGAGAggtgccatctttaaacaaagacaCTATTACTCAAATCAAGACAGCAGCTCAAGTACTGGAGGTCCCACGACTGGTAGATCTTTGCAACAAAGCTGTCAAAAAACAGGAGCCGCAAACAGTCTCTGCAGATGAACAGCTGATGTTTACTCTTCAGGTCATTGAACAACTATGGGCAGACAAAGTTGGATTTGATGTAACTTTGGATGTGAATGGCAATCAATTCCATG TTCATAGAGTTATCCTTGCAGCATGCAGTGACTACTTCCGTGGAATGTTTACCTGTGGAATGAGAGAATCCCATCAGACCTGGATTGCCCTCCCCTTCCTTTCAGCTCCTGATTTAGAGGCTCTAATCAGTTGCTCCTACAGTGGTACCCTTCTTCTCAGCTGGGACTCTGTGTTTGAGATAACCTGCACTGCTCTCCAGCTTCAGTTCCAGCCAGCACTCTTGATTTGCCTCAGCTTTATGCAAGACGAAATACAGACAAACTCCTGCCTGGATGTGGCATCTTTTGCTGAAGCTTATGGGATGTCAGAACTCCTTGAGGAAGCCAATGACTTTGTACTGAGGAACTTTAGGGAAGTGTCGGCCACAGCAAAGTTTCAGGACCTATCAGCAGAGAAGCTTCTAGGCTTCCTTTGCTGTGATGATCTGTGTGTGCCTTCAGAGTTGACTGTATTTCGAGCTGTAATCTCATGGATTGAGGCTGATCCCAAAGAGAGACTGTCCCAGGCTAGTTTACTAATGACTGGAGTTCGCTTCCCACTCATGACTTTTCGGGAGTTCAGAGAAGTCAGAGCCATTAACCTGCGTATGGAGTGCTTTGCAGACAAAGAAGTAGAACTCTATGGTTCAGCACTCAAGGAATTTGGTTTCAGCCTTCCAAAATCCAAGGATTACTGTCGAGTCCGGCGACCTAAAGATGTTCTAGCTGTGGTCGGGGGAGACCAGCTAAACCCAGATGTGGGTCATCGCATACCAAGCAAGATAATTTGGTTTGTCAACTCTTTACGCAATGGCACTGGATTAGTGAAAGAGATCGAGTGGAGGCAACTTGGTGAGATTCCAGATAAACCAAAGTTCAGACATGGAGTGGCTGTAATGAATGGAAGGTTGTATGCAGTTGGAGGATGTTACTTTTATGCCAAAGATAACATGATGAAGTCAGCTTACAG CTATGATCCTGTAATGGACAGCTGGAAGAGGCTGGCTGACATGAATGAGTCAAAAAGTAACTTCTCCTTGGTGGTACACCAGGACCAGCTTTATGCCATTGGTGGAGACAAAGAGATCAACATCAACACAGACACTGTTGAGATGTATAAACCAGACATCGACTCTTGGAG CTTTGTCAGACCTCTGGACCAGGCTCTCAGTGGATATGCCGTCACTGCcataaatgaacagatttttatttctggaGGTTTCAACTGTAAATTTGTATGTCTGGTTTCCATGTTCCTGTACCACCCAGAGAGAGAAACCATCTACTTGGCAGATATGACCCATGACAGGGCTCAACACTGCATGGAAGCCCTGAAAGGGTGTCTTTATGTTGCTGGTGGGGTGTGTAATATGAGGACATTTTATACCAACCAACTAGCCTGTGAAGTGTATAATCCCGTGACAAACTCCTGGACTAGTTTTGCGTCACTGCCAGTGCCCCATGTGGGTGCTGCTTCAGTCATCTTGGAGGAAAAGATGTATGTATTGGGGGGATACTGCCAGGAGGACTACAGCGAGTCTGGACTGGTTCATCGTTTAGATCCCACCACACAGCGGTGGGAGAGCGTGGGCAAACTACCAGGGGCTGTAACTGACATCAAGGCTTGTCTTCTCAGTTTACCTCAACACTTTAGACACTAA